One part of the Thermoplasmata archaeon genome encodes these proteins:
- a CDS encoding DNA-directed RNA polymerase subunit H, translating to MKKFNVLEHELVPEHYLVPREEEEKILQELSVDKSLLPKIYRSDPAVKILEKIYGPIESGRIVKIIRDSTVAGKTIVYRTVVEQ from the coding sequence ATGAAAAAATTTAATGTCCTAGAACATGAATTAGTTCCTGAACATTATTTAGTTCCCCGAGAGGAGGAAGAAAAGATACTTCAAGAACTATCAGTTGATAAGAGTTTACTGCCGAAAATTTATAGATCTGATCCAGCGGTAAAGATACTTGAAAAAATTTATGGGCCGATAGAGTCTGGACGAATTGTAAAGATAATACGGGACAGCACTGTGGCCGGGAAGACTATAGTTTATAGAACTGTAGTTGAACAGTAA
- a CDS encoding M24 family metallopeptidase has product MDPNDIRLRLLQRKLKDDVAVIDSEAPELLKFLGTKSLSYLLVTGADIKIIAHKVFEEELENLRLNHDIIITKDPEMELKKLIRGRVYATKHIFKETFDITDILSDILKKPMEEDLKVFRELTEKIDISLNKAVESIKIGLREYEVKAEIDFNLEKLGIDHYLYPTVVLFGKRTAYPMGVASEKRLEENEMILIDTAPVYRGYSGSIGRMIFTNFDSFWAEKLNFLNDVLQSATSMLFPGSEMQNLDDFIRSRLKRKGFEYEHYTGHALGGFYKPMIYPGTSDILERNMIFTLEPGIYIHNRGGIRVKNHILVRENGIEILDRFGKE; this is encoded by the coding sequence ATGGACCCTAATGATATAAGATTGAGATTGTTACAAAGAAAATTAAAAGATGATGTTGCAGTTATAGACTCTGAGGCCCCAGAGCTATTGAAATTTTTGGGCACGAAAAGTTTAAGCTATCTTTTAGTAACAGGCGCGGACATCAAAATAATAGCTCACAAGGTCTTTGAAGAAGAGCTTGAAAATTTGAGATTGAATCACGACATAATTATTACTAAAGATCCAGAAATGGAGCTGAAAAAACTGATAAGAGGCAGGGTTTATGCAACAAAGCATATTTTTAAAGAGACTTTCGATATTACGGATATATTAAGCGACATACTTAAAAAACCAATGGAAGAAGATCTGAAAGTATTCAGAGAGCTGACTGAAAAAATTGATATATCTTTGAACAAGGCTGTAGAATCAATAAAAATAGGATTGCGTGAATATGAGGTAAAGGCAGAAATTGATTTTAACTTGGAAAAGTTAGGAATTGATCATTATCTTTATCCTACGGTCGTATTGTTTGGGAAAAGAACAGCATATCCAATGGGTGTTGCATCGGAAAAGAGGCTTGAAGAAAACGAGATGATTTTAATAGATACTGCTCCAGTATACAGAGGCTATTCTGGCTCTATTGGCAGAATGATATTCACGAATTTTGATAGTTTTTGGGCAGAAAAACTGAATTTTCTGAACGATGTACTGCAATCTGCTACCTCGATGCTTTTCCCTGGCTCTGAAATGCAGAATCTTGATGATTTTATACGATCCAGATTAAAGAGGAAAGGATTTGAGTATGAACATTACACTGGCCATGCACTTGGTGGCTTTTACAAGCCAATGATCTATCCCGGTACATCAGATATATTAGAGAGGAACATGATATTTACTTTAGAACCTGGAATATATATACATAACAGAGGTGGGATAAGAGTTAAAAACCATATTTTAGTAAGAGAAAATGGTATTGAGATCCTTGACCGGTTTGGTAAAGAGTGA